Proteins from a single region of Antechinus flavipes isolate AdamAnt ecotype Samford, QLD, Australia chromosome 2, AdamAnt_v2, whole genome shotgun sequence:
- the CEBPB gene encoding CCAAT/enhancer-binding protein beta has product MQRLVSWDPTCLPLQPPAFKSMEVANFYYEADCLAPFKLHPPRPGGRSMSELSIGDHERAIDFSPYLDPLGAQQPQQPPPPPPAAGGNFEPAPPASSAASASSAPASSGHPHAHPPHPPHHHDFLSDLFADDYAKGSGAGCKKPPGPDYSYLNLGRLAQQSSSKGGLHPPGCFTPLQPPPPLPPPGAGELKAEPGFEPVADSVPCKRKEDSATGPGGGMSAGSPYAMRSYLGYQSVPSGSSGNLSTSSSSSPPGTPNPTEGKAGGCYPGGPTQLPTKSKAKKSVDKHSDEYKIRRERNNIAVRKSRDKAKMRNLETQHKVLELTAENERLQKKVEQLSRELSTLRNLFKQLPEPLLATSGHC; this is encoded by the coding sequence ATGCAACGCCTGGTGTCCTGGGACCCAACATGCCTCCCTTTGCAGCCTCCGGCCTTTAAATCCATGGAAGTGGCGAACTTCTACTACGAGGCGGACTGTTTAGCTCCTTTCAAGCTGCACCCGCCCCGACCCGGGGGCCGTTCTATGAGCGAGCTCAGCATCGGCGACCACGAAAGAGCCATAGACTTCAGCCCCTACCTGGATCCGCTGGGCGCCCAGCAGCCTCagcagccgccgccgcctcccCCAGCAGCGGGGGGGAACTTCGAGCCGGCTCCTCCCGCCTCCTCCGCCGCCTCCGCCTCCTCCGCTCCCGCCTCCTCCGGCCACCCCCACGCGCACCCTCCTCATCCCCCCCACCACCACGATTTCCTTTCTGACCTCTTCGCGGACGACTACGCCAAAGGCAGCGGCGCCGGCTGCAAGAAGCCGCCGGGCCCAGACTACAGCTACCTGAACCTGGGCCGTCTCGCTCAGCAGAGCTCGAGCAAAGGCGGCTTGCACCCTCCGGGCTGCTTCACGCCCCTTCAGCCACCGCCGCCACTGCCACCGCCGGGGGCAGGCGAGCTCAAGGCCGAACCCGGTTTCGAACCGGTGGCGGACTCTGTGCCTTGCAAAAGAAAAGAGGACTCGGCGACGGGGCCGGGCGGGGGCATGTCCGCCGGCTCGCCCTATGCCATGCGCTCCTACCTGGGCTACCAGTCAGTGCCAAGCGGCAGTAGCGGCAACCTGTCCACGTCGTCTTCCTCTAGTCCCCCCGGCACCCCGAACCCGACGGAGGGCAAGGCCGGAGGCTGCTACCCGGGGGGCCCGACCCAGTTGCCAACCAAGAGCAAGGCCAAGAAAAGCGTGGACAAACACAGCGACGAGTATAAAATCCGCCGGGAGCGCAACAACATCGCCGTGCGTAAGAGCCGCGACAAAGCCAAGATGCGCAACTTGGAAACCCAACACAAAGTGCTGGAGCTGACTGCGGAGAACGAGCGACTGCAAAAGAAGGTGGAGCAGTTGTCCCGAGAGCTGAGCACGCTTAGGAACTTGTTCAAACAGCTACCCGAACCCTTGCTGGCCACCTCTGGACACTGTTAG